Part of the Vibrio penaeicida genome is shown below.
CTTTGAGCAATAGGTTCTTGAGTGGTGGTATATTCGTGTCCCTATCACTTTTTTACGAAGTGTTAAACCAAAATTCTCGAATGCAGTTAAGCGACCTTGCATACCACCAAGAACTTCAAAATTCCCTGCTAGATTGCTAATTTTGTTGCCCTTAATATCAAGATTGTGACCTACCAATACTCTTGCTACTGGACTATTGGCTGCCAACCATTGCACATTTTGATTTGACGTATTGTGGGTTCGGCCAGCTATGTAATACCGATGATTCTCAAATAGTGGTGTTGTAAGAGCAAAGTCCCCATTCAATACCTCTAGACTTCCTGAACCATTTTGTAGCGACGTTGAAGCCTCAATTTGCAACGTATTTTCAGCAGAAATCGATACTTCATGAGAATTTTCAATGGTTGTTAAGTCATCGGCTGGATCACTGTTCGTATTTCTCGCTCCGCGATTATTGTATTCGTTGATGTCTTTGAACAAGTCCAGTCTCGGGTTGGAATTGATCACTTTGGGCGATTTCAAAGCAATATTAAACCCAAAAATATAAGCTTCACGCTCTGTCGTAGACCAATATTTCCTACTGCCTACAGGGCAAGCTTGTACTTTACGGCTCATGATAGTGCCTGCACCGATACCTAAATCCACTTTATCGCTAGGAATATGTAGGCCGGCTCCATATGCCTGATATTGTTGTGGTAAGCAATACCAAGGTTCACTTTGTCCATTTTTGATTTCTAAACCAGACGAAAGGTAAACATTGTTCCCGACTAGCATGCCTCTGTTTACATTCACCAACGATAAATCCGCTTGAATAAAAATATCTCGACTTGCGAAAATTTCACCACCAGCTTTCCAATTGAAGTCATCACCATCAGGTTTCCCTGCGTTATAGAAATTTTTTGCGCTTAGACGTACATCACCGGCTGTTATTAAACCACCGTTGTAGATATTGTCCTTAACCGCAAACGATACCGAGTCAGCATCAATGCTAGCTTTCTGAAAGGAGTCGCTGGAAGAAGGTGAAATGTATAAATTGCTACTATTCAATGCCACCTTTGAGGGAGAAACGATGGTTGAATCTAGTAATGTGATTGCCCCATACGAGGTAAGTTTGATCGAACCAAATGGGATCACAGACTTATCTTTATGTGAACCCACAATAGAAATATCAGCTTTGGTATTCAAAATAGGCAAAGCTGAACTGGCAAGGGTAATATCACCGGGTGCATGAATGTAAAGACTGCCAGCGTTGATGTTGCGATCAATCGTTAACGTGTTGTTTTTGCTTCCACCATTCCATGTCGACTCCAATGTCTCGTAGTCGACAATGTAATCCCCTACGTTGATTCGAAGATGGGTTTGGGCGGCAACGTGGCTTCCATTTGAATCCAGAGTATAACCACCACCGCTAAGCTTTTTCACTTTTACAAACGTATCGATGGGTGCATATTGAACAAACCTCTCACTGACCAAATCAATAATGTCGGCATCGGAAGTGGTTAGCCCATTGCCTTGAATGGTTATGGTGCCATTCTTTGTTGTGATTTCTTGATGGTTATTGCTTAAAGAGCCTGCGGCGAGCGTGACTCTCCCAGCGTTTTTGAAGTTACATGAATCGCATACAATCCCTGAAGGGCTCACAAACAATAGGTCGCTTCGTTTACCTAACACCTCGATGTTACCAATCACCATCGGCTGACTAGACAGGTTTTCGATGATCGTGAGGTTAGAGGGCTCAATAAGCTTTGAATTAATCTTCGGGTTGTTGTTGATATACAGGGTGTTGAATCTGTTTATGAAATGGGAAAACTGAGTTCGACTGAAAGTCACATTTTCTTTTGTTTCAGGGTAAATGTAATTTACCCTAGCTCCATCTGAAGTTTTTTCCGGTCTAACGCTTCCTTGTTTCACGCCAATTACTGTGTCAGCGGGGACATAACCTTCCCCAGCAGAAGTAAGCCCAGTGGGAAACAATAGGATAACGGAGGCGAGGCAAGCGGCTACTTTGTACGAGATTCCCCTACGTTTAAACTCAACTGACTTGGTTATTTTCTTCATTATTTTCCACTACTTAAGTTATTTAATGATTTGTTTTTGATAATTCTAACTTTAAAAGGCAGTGAATTTATAAGCTCTGGTTATGGTTGTAAATGATGTTCATAACGTTTCTTAAAAAAGAGACACCCTTTCCATTTAAGCTGTGACTCTGGAGCAGCCGCTTTGGCGCTGTTAAATAAAATTCAAACCTATCAGCCTCTTCCTCATTCCCAACAAAAAATTTGCAATTCTCGGCACCGAATTTCACCTCAAACTTCGACTCACTTCATTGTTAAAAAGATGTTGTCAATGATAATTTTGTCGATTTACTTATCATTTATTTTAATTCAATGACATTTACCGAGTTCATATAATATCCTCCACATATATATAACTAATAAACACCATTAAAAATAAATTATTTTAATTATCCTTTTCAATATAAGATTAAATAAAAAGGAGAACCTATAATGAAAAAACTGAATGGCTTGTTATGCTGTATTCTTTCTTCCTCAGTTTATGCAGGAAATGACAACATCATCATTGATAATATAAGTAACTCACCTATTTATGGTGCCTTTCAATCAGCGATTATGGATAATATATCCGCTGACTCTCAAAACGGAACTATATACTCAGGAGAAAACCACCATTATCTCCCAGGGGATGACTTTTTCTCTTCAACCACGGTAAATATAAAACCTGGGGACACCATTAAGAAAGTGGGTGTGTTCGATCATGTAACGCAGAGCTATATCCTATGCGATGAAAACGTGATCTATTCTGGAGAAACGCAGTACCTTTACAATGGCGTCGATTGCGTTAAGCAAGAAAACAAAATCGTTTGGATTGAGCATGTTCCAGGAGAAATCAACCAACTTGTCCGCGCCAATGGAGATGGAACGAATACCCAAGTCTTTGCACAGCGCGAAGGCTTAACCACCGTTACCTATAACGATGGCAAAATCTACACTCGTATATCGGGCTTTAATGAAAATGGTATCGGGGTTTATGACTTGGATGGAACGTATCTTGGTAATCAAATCCAGCTGGCGGTAAGAGGTTTGGGGAATACCGCTGTAGACCCTATCAATAATTGGATTTACAACAGTACTGAATTGATGGATGTAATTGTAAGAAATGACTTGTTTGGGGACGGCTCTGACAGCAATGAGAGCAGCCATGTCATTTACGATCCGGTTCAAGAAGGCTGCATGGCAGACTGCATTCCAATGGGATTAGGTATCAGCGAAAAGACACACTCCTTGTTTTTTGGTGTGGGGGGAACTGATATGTACCCTGCCCAATTATTTCGTTCGGAGCTGGGTGAGCACACGAGTGTGAATCGTACCCTGTTAGCAAATGAAGAATCAGGAATCATAGCCGGAACGTATTTTGGCATAATGAACATCGTTGTAGACGAGTTGAATCAAAAGATATATTGGAATACTGCAAAAGCAGTACAGCGAGCAAACTTCGATGGCTCTAACTTAGAAACTCTGTATTTAGATGAAAGCCATGATGGAAACCTATTTGCATTAGGGATTTCAGAAGATTCGAAGTATTTATTTTGGTCAAATCTAAACAATATTCATCGATTAGATTTACAAAGTAATGAAGAAAATACAATTATTTATTCAGGGAAATATCATATTCTTGGGCTATCAGCATACTGATCATATGTCTAAATGATAATTTCACTATGAATTTATTGAAACCTGACTACTTAGGTGGTCAGGTTTTATTTATCGCGCCCCAAAATGTAATCAATCTCAATACACAAATTGAAATGAAGTGGTATGTAGATATGATTCACCTGCCTTTAATAAACAAGCAGACAAATTGCGATTTGGAGAATTAGGGAGGCACTGAGTTTCAAGAGCAATACCGCTGTGAATATTGTATGCCTCCTCTTTTCCTATCGTACCTGCAAGATAGTTTCCGCTGTAGATTTGAATCGCTTCTTGGTTCGTCGAAATATTCAACACTACTGCGGAATCAGAAGATATTAATGAACACGCCTTTGTCTGAGTTGGCTGTTCTTGATTAGCGCTTTCAATTGAGCCATTAAGAATAAAAGAATGATCGTACCCTCCGACCTTTTGTTGATGTTCATCGAGTAACAAATCCTGCTTAATGCTTTTTGTAGTATGAAAATCAAAGCCCGTTCCTATAACACTCATAGGTTCCGATTCTGGAATGCCTTCTGCATTGACGGGTAGGTATTCATCGGCATGAACATTTAACTTGTGGTTAAGGACATCTCCCTGCCCGTCCAAATTAAAATAGGCATGGTTAGTTAAGTTAACAACCGTGTCACCATTGGAGTACGCCGAATATTCGATGAGCAGCCGATTATCTTCACTCAGCTCATACTTTACTTTTACCTGTATCTGACCAGGAAAACCCTGATCGCCATCGGAAGACACCATTGTTAGCACAACGCACTGGTTGTTGTATTGCTCAATAAGCCAACGCCTTTTATCGAACCCTTCTGTACCACCATGCAAACTATGCGGTGCTTGGTTTTGCGAAACTTGGTATTTCTTATCATTCAGTGTAAAGCGCCCATTTTCGATACGATTTGCATAGCGCCCGACGCTAGCGCCAAAGTACGCGGTCTGGTGATAGAAATCATCCATGTCGTTTACGCCTAAAACCACGTCCCGTGGGCCACTTTCTAGGGGTAAAATGCAGGTTAACCATGTTGCTCCGATGTCCATCACAGACACCGACATGCCTTGTGAATTAGTCAATGTAACCACCTTGGGTGGCTTACCGTCTCTTGCTATTCCTTTCATAGTTCAACGACCGATGTGCCAGATTCGGCAGAACATATGTGCAGCTCGGCATGTAGCCCGAATTTATCAAAATAACTGGGGATCACGTCTTTCTGAATAAGTGGAATGGCTTCTTTAGGGGCAAGTGCAATAACACAGCCACCAAAGCCTCCGCCCGTCATTCTTACGCCACCCGTGCTCCCTATCAAATCGTCGATTTTAGCCACCAAGTAATCAATTTCTGGAATAGTGATTTCAAAATCTTCTTTCATCGAACGATGGGATTCGCGCATCAGTGCAGACAGTGCTTCGACGTTACGCTGTTTCAACGCCAAACTGGCGGATACCGTTCTTTCGTTTTCAGTGATCACATGCTTTGCTCGGCGATAAACCACGTCGCTTAGCTGATCTTTAGCAAAGTACAATTGCTGTTCTGATACGTCTCTCAAAGCCGGAACATCGAAGAATTTTGCAGCTTCTTCGCATTGTTGGCGTCGCGTGTTGTATTCACTGTCTACCAAGCCACGCTTCTTGTTGGAATTGATGATTAGAACCCCCAATTCGTCTGGCAGCGAGATTGGTAACGTTTCTAATGTTCGGCAATCGATAAGCAGTGCACTGCCCTCTTTGCCTTTTGCTGAAATCAACTGATCCATGATGCCGCAATTACAGCCTACAAACTGGTTTTCGGCTTCTTGTCCGTTAAGCGCAATGTCTTGTTCGTCAATATCGAGGCCGTAGATCTCAGACATGGTTTTACCAATCGCGACCTCCAGTGACGCAGAAGAACTCAATCCTGTTCCTTGGGGGATATTGCCTGAAATCACCAGATCTGCCCCCTGAAAGACGTACCCACGATGGCGTAAATGCAGTACAACGCCACGAATGTAGTTCGACCACATTTTATTTGGCTCATTTAATATCGGTTCTGCGATATTAAACTCGTCGTATTCACTGCCATAATCCAACGCAATGACTCTGATTAAGTTGTCTTCTCGCTTTTTAGCTGCCACAACCGTTTGATAGTTGATGGCACATGGCAACACAAACCCATCATTATAATCGGTGTGCTCACCTATCAGATTTACTCGCCCAGGAGCTTGAATTAAGTGACTAGATTCTTGCTCAAACGCATCGATAAACGAATGTTGTACGTGTTTCACCAGTTCGTTCATGTTTTCTCTCCGAATCATTTTACCAAGTGATATCAAGCTTGCTTGTAATGCACATCACTCAGTGCAGATAACTTTTCTGCCGCTTGTTCTGGCGTTAGATCTCGCTGATATTCCGCAAGCATTTCGTAGCCCACCATAAATTTTCGTACGCTGGCATTGCGTAATAGCGGTGGGTAAAAATGGGCGTGTAGTTGCCAATGATCAATGTCGCGCTCGTCTTTAAAGTACGGAGCAAAGTGCCACCCCATCGAATAGGGGAACGAGCATTGAAATAGATTATCGTATCGAGTTGTTAAGGATTTAAGTGCTTTGGCAAGATCCTCCCTCTGTGCCCCATTCAGCTCAGCAAAACGCTGCGCTTTAAACTTCGGGAGCAGTAATGTTTCGAATGGCCAAGATGCCCAGTAAGGAACAACGGCAATCCAGCTGTCCGTTTCGACAACAACCCGCTCTTGCAACGCTTGTTCCCTCAGCGCGTAATCCAACAGTAAATTACTGCCATGAGAGTCTCTGTACTCCCATAACAACCCATCTTTACGTGCGATTTCATTCGGTAGAAAGCTGTTCGCCCAGATCTGACCATGCGGGTGAGGCTGAGAACACCCCATCATTTCACCTTTATTTTCGAAAGCTTGTACCCAAAGGTATTCTTTACCGAGTTCTGTCACTTGAGCGTCCCAAGTGTTTACCACTTCCGTAATTTGACTCACACTCAATTCAGGCAGTGTTTTGCTATGGTCGGGAGAAAAACAAATCACTCGGCTAAGTCCATTAGCCGCACCACTTTGAAAAAGTGGGTCGTCCGATTTTTCTGGTGCAGGAGAATCTGGCATAAGTGCTGCGAAATCATTTTGGAACACAAAACACCCTTTGTAATCTGGGTTCACTTCTCCTGACACGCGTGTATTCGTTGGACATAGAAAACAGTCAACTTGATAGCTTTCCTCGCTACCCAGTTCAATTTCATCACTTTGCCCACTCCATGGGCGTTTTGCTCGGTGTGGAGAAACCAATATCCATTGCCCAGTTAATGGGTTGTATCGTCTGTGAGGGTGCTCCTTGGGGTCAAATTGACCTAAATTCATTGCTTAATTCCTTGTGTATACGTTTACAATTTATATTAAAATTCTTTTCATCCAGAGATTAAATCCAAGATTACTCGCCGATTCAGCCGTTCATATTTGGCTTCAACGTGATCTGGTAGTGGTATGAATGATCCGTAAGTAGAAATTCTGAATGAACACTTGGCGTCCATGAATCATCGCCGCCAACCCCCATGTGGGCTCCGTCTACGTTCACATACATCAACCCCGTTTCGATTAATTCATTGGTGTGTTTTACTTGCCCAACGTGTTGGGGGTTGTATTGAGACATATTCAAATGAATCGGTTGTGAAATCGGTGCACTAAGCGTGAAATCACCAATGGTCGCTCTGGTCACATCACACCTCAGCCCTGCTTCAGTCGGGAATATATAAGGGGTGAACCAATCTCTGGCGGCTAATTGATAATGCCCTATATGTGCCGAAAGTTGTCGGTCGGGGTAATTTTCATGCGGTCCTCGCCCAAACCAATCGACAGACTGATTGCTGTCTGAAAGCGCGAAAATCAAACCGACTCTAGGCAGAGAAGGCAGCCCAGAAGCCACTTCTACTTTTACACATACTTCCAGTTCGCCGGAGAACCTTACGTGATAAACCCAGCGCGTTTTGATCAAGCAAGATGTTTTATGGCGGTGAGAAAAATCCGCTTCAATTTGCACGTATCCACCCATGTGTGTGGCGTTGAAGCGGGTGCAGTTTTGTGTCATGTCCCATAAACCTGCGCTTTTCCAACGAGAAACCCATGAGTTGGGATCAACATGATTTGCTTCGCTAGTTCCTATATCGTTGTCCAAAGGCGCGCGATAAAAGTAGTCTTTTGGTGGCTCTGCCATTACGTTTTGACCGTTCACTAACCACTGTGCGATAAGCCCGGTTTTCTTGTCGAATCGAACGCTGAATTCCTGCCCTACTATTTCTACTTGGTCAGCCATCACATTGAGTTGGACGTCGCCATTTTTCTCTGGGGTTTCACTATCAATAAGAGTTTTACTGCTTTCAAGCGACGTTATTGTCGGTACATTGAGTTGCTCACTGGCGACTTCAAAACCAGTATCCGCCCATGGCTGATCGTTACTTAGCACCACGTGCAAGTTAAGGTAACGCTGCGCATTCGCTTGAGTTGGCAAATTATGTTCAGACAACACAATAGATTCTTTTTGATTAGGGACGGTGTTTAACGGCAACTGCCCAAGCTCAACAAGGTTATCTCCTTCAAGGAGTTGCCAATGCAGTGTGAATGTCGCATCCAATGGAAATAAATGTTCATTGGAAACACGAATCTGCAAATTCTGTGCGCTTACTAGTGAGAACTGGAAAAACTGCTGCGCCTTTTTCACCTCTATCAATGTTGGATGAGGGGTTCTATCAGGAAAAACCAACCCATTGATGCAGAATTGCCTGTCGTTAATGCGGTCGCCAAAATCGCCACCATATGCCCAATAGGTGGTTCCGTTATCGTCTGTTTTTGTTAGCCCTTGATCGACCCAATCCCATATAAAGCCGCCCTGTAATCTTGGGTAATCTCGAAACGCTTCCCAATATTTATCAAAGCTGCCTAGGCTATTCCCCATAGCGTGCGCGTATTCGCACAAAATGAGCGGGCGCGACTCATTCGGTAGAGCAATCC
Proteins encoded:
- the galK gene encoding galactokinase, whose amino-acid sequence is MNELVKHVQHSFIDAFEQESSHLIQAPGRVNLIGEHTDYNDGFVLPCAINYQTVVAAKKREDNLIRVIALDYGSEYDEFNIAEPILNEPNKMWSNYIRGVVLHLRHRGYVFQGADLVISGNIPQGTGLSSSASLEVAIGKTMSEIYGLDIDEQDIALNGQEAENQFVGCNCGIMDQLISAKGKEGSALLIDCRTLETLPISLPDELGVLIINSNKKRGLVDSEYNTRRQQCEEAAKFFDVPALRDVSEQQLYFAKDQLSDVVYRRAKHVITENERTVSASLALKQRNVEALSALMRESHRSMKEDFEITIPEIDYLVAKIDDLIGSTGGVRMTGGGFGGCVIALAPKEAIPLIQKDVIPSYFDKFGLHAELHICSAESGTSVVEL
- a CDS encoding UDP-glucose--hexose-1-phosphate uridylyltransferase, encoding MNLGQFDPKEHPHRRYNPLTGQWILVSPHRAKRPWSGQSDEIELGSEESYQVDCFLCPTNTRVSGEVNPDYKGCFVFQNDFAALMPDSPAPEKSDDPLFQSGAANGLSRVICFSPDHSKTLPELSVSQITEVVNTWDAQVTELGKEYLWVQAFENKGEMMGCSQPHPHGQIWANSFLPNEIARKDGLLWEYRDSHGSNLLLDYALREQALQERVVVETDSWIAVVPYWASWPFETLLLPKFKAQRFAELNGAQREDLAKALKSLTTRYDNLFQCSFPYSMGWHFAPYFKDERDIDHWQLHAHFYPPLLRNASVRKFMVGYEMLAEYQRDLTPEQAAEKLSALSDVHYKQA
- the galM gene encoding galactose-1-epimerase, producing MVTLTNSQGMSVSVMDIGATWLTCILPLESGPRDVVLGVNDMDDFYHQTAYFGASVGRYANRIENGRFTLNDKKYQVSQNQAPHSLHGGTEGFDKRRWLIEQYNNQCVVLTMVSSDGDQGFPGQIQVKVKYELSEDNRLLIEYSAYSNGDTVVNLTNHAYFNLDGQGDVLNHKLNVHADEYLPVNAEGIPESEPMSVIGTGFDFHTTKSIKQDLLLDEHQQKVGGYDHSFILNGSIESANQEQPTQTKACSLISSDSAVVLNISTNQEAIQIYSGNYLAGTIGKEEAYNIHSGIALETQCLPNSPNRNLSACLLKAGESYLHTTSFQFVY
- a CDS encoding filamentous hemagglutinin N-terminal domain-containing protein — encoded protein: MKKITKSVEFKRRGISYKVAACLASVILLFPTGLTSAGEGYVPADTVIGVKQGSVRPEKTSDGARVNYIYPETKENVTFSRTQFSHFINRFNTLYINNNPKINSKLIEPSNLTIIENLSSQPMVIGNIEVLGKRSDLLFVSPSGIVCDSCNFKNAGRVTLAAGSLSNNHQEITTKNGTITIQGNGLTTSDADIIDLVSERFVQYAPIDTFVKVKKLSGGGYTLDSNGSHVAAQTHLRINVGDYIVDYETLESTWNGGSKNNTLTIDRNINAGSLYIHAPGDITLASSALPILNTKADISIVGSHKDKSVIPFGSIKLTSYGAITLLDSTIVSPSKVALNSSNLYISPSSSDSFQKASIDADSVSFAVKDNIYNGGLITAGDVRLSAKNFYNAGKPDGDDFNWKAGGEIFASRDIFIQADLSLVNVNRGMLVGNNVYLSSGLEIKNGQSEPWYCLPQQYQAYGAGLHIPSDKVDLGIGAGTIMSRKVQACPVGSRKYWSTTEREAYIFGFNIALKSPKVINSNPRLDLFKDINEYNNRGARNTNSDPADDLTTIENSHEVSISAENTLQIEASTSLQNGSGSLEVLNGDFALTTPLFENHRYYIAGRTHNTSNQNVQWLAANSPVARVLVGHNLDIKGNKISNLAGNFEVLGGMQGRLTAFENFGLTLRKKVIGTRIYHHSRTYCSKRVWRWCVRRSTHRWTTSSQYLVSLENTDQVPAFFYLGSGVFDVTGVATPERNEEGTITSGTITYGNF